The Humulus lupulus chromosome 4, drHumLupu1.1, whole genome shotgun sequence genome has a window encoding:
- the LOC133831422 gene encoding pentatricopeptide repeat-containing protein At4g21065-like yields the protein MRVLRQIHAHVLTRFLPISALSFALSKIAAFCSLSPIGDISYARRVFSRIPYPNIFCWNSMIRGCSQIENPSKESILFFKKLTQKGYPGPNTFTLAFVLKACSVVLASDEGQQVHSRVFRSGFGSSSFVQMALLNMYAKFEDVWLAHLVFDEITEKDLVAWSAMISAYLRAGLVDETFGLFRKMQMAGVVPDQVTMGSVVMACAWAGSLDIGRWAHAYIEKQMIDIDLELGTALVYMYARCGCIEKAKAIFNKLSVKDTKAWSSMIAGLSIHGLHEEALKHFAMMEASKVKPDHLTFTSILSAYGHCGLVSEGRRFWSHMIESGIKPSTEHYGCMVDLLCRAGLVNEACFLVKNTTLSLNPVIWRSLLVGCEKNKLLVKGELIAECLLQLEPRNADNYILLSSLYASVLQWEKMRLVRMQMKERRIKPIPAYSSIEIGGIVHEFKIGDSSHPNAKEVKEVLGDISVRIRETGYKPSVTEILHRVVDEEKENTYGEHSEKLAVAYGLWKTKAPAVIRIVNNHRICGDCHEVMKIISKSFEREIIVRDRVRFHKFVDGSCTCKDYW from the exons ATGCGAGTTCTTCGCCAAATACATGCCCACGTCCTCACTCGCTTCCTTCCCATTTCCGCCCTCTCATTTGCTTTGTCCAAAATAGCAGCTTTCTGCTCTCTCTCTCCTATCGGCGACATCTCCTACGCTCGACGCGTTTTCTCTCGAATTCCATATCCAAACATATTTTGTTGGAATTCCATGATAAGGGGTTGTTCTCAAATTGAAAACCCTTCAAAGGAGTCGATTCTTTTCTTCAAAAAATTGACTCAGAAAGGGTACCCGGGTCCAAATACTTTTACTCTGGCTTTTGTTCTGAAGGCTTGTTCGGTTGTTTTGGCCTCAGATGAAGGCCAGCAGGTTCATTCGCGTGTTTTTCGATCTGGGTTTGGTTCAAGTTCGTTTGTTCAAATGGCATTGTTGAATATGTATGCTAAATTTGAGGATGTCTGGCTTGCTCATTTGGTGTTTGATGAAATTACTGAGAAAGATTTGGTTGCTTGGAGTGCGATGATCAGTGCGTATTTGAGAGCTGGATTGGTTGATGAGACTTTTGGGCTGTTCAGAAAAATGCAAATGGCGGGTGTTGTGCCTGATCAGGTAACAATGGGTAGTGTTGTTATGGCTTGTGCATGGGCTGGTTCCTTGGACATCGGTAGGTGGGCTCATGCTTACATAGAGAAGCAAATGATTGATATTGACCTGGAGCTTGGCACTGCACTTGTTTATATGTATGCAAGGTGCGGTTGTATTGAAAAAGCAAAAGCAATTTTCAACAAATTGTCTGTAAAAGATACGAAAGCTTGGAGTTCAATGATTGCGGGATTATCTATTCACGGGTTACATGAAGAAGCTTTAAAGCACTTTGCTATGATGGAGGCATCCAAG GTGAAGCCTGATCATTTAACCTTCACCAGCATTCTATCTGCATATGGTCACTGCGGGTTGGTTTCGGAGGGTCGAAGATTTTGGTCACACATGATTGAATCCGGAATCAAACCATCCACAGAGCATTATGGTTGTATGGTTGATCTACTATGTCGAGCTGGCCTCGTAAATGAAGCTTGTTTTCTTGTAAAAAACACGACCCTCTCGCTAAATCCAGTAATTTGGCGAAGCCTTCTTGTTGGGTGTGAGAAGAATAAATTGCTAGTAAAAGGTGAACTCATTGCTGAGTGTCTTCTCCAATTAGAACCACGAAATGCAGATAACTACATCCTCCTGTCAAGTTTGTACGCGTCAGTTTTGCAGTGGGAGAAGATGCGCCTTGTTAGAATGCAGATGAAAGAGAGAAGAATCAAACCCATCCCTGCCTACAGTTCCATAGAGATAGGTGGCATTGTTCACGAATTCAAAATTGGCGACTCATCCCATCCGAACGCCAAGGAAGTAAAAGAAGTTCTTGGAGACATATCTGTAAGGATCCGTGAAACTGGATACAAACCTAGTGTCACAGAGATACTACACAGAGTGGTTGATGAAGAGAAAGAGAACACTTACGGCGAGCACAGTGAGAAGCTAGCAGTTGCTTATGGATTGTGGAAGACAAAAGCACCGGCTGTAATTAGGATAGTGAACAATCATAGGATTTGTGGCGATTGCCATGAAGTGATGAAGATTATTAGCAAAAGTTTTGAGCGAGAAATAATTGTCAGAGATCGAGTTAGATTCCATAAATTTGTCGATGGATCTTGTACTTGTAAGGATTACTGGTGA